In Molothrus aeneus isolate 106 chromosome 4, BPBGC_Maene_1.0, whole genome shotgun sequence, the following are encoded in one genomic region:
- the LOC136556320 gene encoding uncharacterized protein isoform X3 — translation MLKAVLAGAAWSLPCPSPETQREPCAQGPLAPCQERGSSPGSRLEEQTSQQSQIAVEARAVFGAGSAESCVCLCCPSLSTGTGNSLGKGIGAVADAQGEEHKPTAIQPDSPLHPELSTHPHREAQQLKGKKNPQKEKQPAGKGEEDPCGMRVQRASRGAASGWRKAKGPTRWHQGTCEEQNGHLEATWRKGMHSFVFSTPPVAPTWESFPSLLHFQLDPWKTPNSIPLIFRSSWPPPALRSQPAGTQPGNTKEHGWQPAGDTEAPGPEKQPWPQQPASFGAGSTHLQATPPGTLQKSFGHGASPGTHTLLVEEKTAQPSSHKKYRQYQNANTQA, via the exons ATGTTAAAG GCTGtccttgctggagcagcctggtccctgCCGTGCCCAAGCCCTGAGACACAGAgggagccctgtgcccaggggccTTTGGCACCTTGTCAGGAACgtggcagcagccccgggagcaggCTGGAG GAGCaaacctcccagcagagccagattGCAGTGGAGGccagagctgtgtttggagcagggagtgctgagagctgcgtctgcctgtgctgccccagcctgagcacaggcacagggaacagcctgggcaaagggattggGGCAGTGGCTGATGCCCAGGGAGAAGAGCACAAACCCACAGCCATTCAGCCTGACAGTCCCCtccacccagagctcagcacacatcctcacagggaagcccagcagctgaagggaaaaaaaaacccacagaaggAAAAG cagccagcagggaagggagaagaggatCCCTGTGGGATGAGAGTGCAGAGAgcgagcagaggagcagcctcgGGCTGGAGAAAGGCAAAGGGACCAACACGGTGGCACCAGGGCACCTGTGAGGAACAGAATGGACACTTGGAGGCCACATGGAG GAAAGGGATGCACAGCTTTGTCTTCAGCACACCTCCAGTGGCACCTACCTGGGAAAGCTTTCCATCACTTCTGCACTTCCAGCTGGATCCTTGGAAAACTCCAAACTCCATCCCACTGATTTTCAG gagctcctggcctcctcctgccctgcgctcccagccagctgggacacagccagggaacACCAAGGAGCatggctggcagccagcaggagaCACCGAGGCCCCTGGGCCAGAAAAacagccctggccccagcagccagcatcgtttggagctggcagcactcaCCTGCAGGCAACGCCCCCCGGCACTCTCCAGAAGAGCTTTGGCCACGGAGCAAG TCCCGGCACCCATACTCTGCTCGTCGAGGAAAAAAcggctcagcccagctcccacaaGAAATACCGACAGTACCAGAACGCGAATACCCAGGCCTAG
- the LOC136556320 gene encoding uncharacterized protein isoform X2 → MLKAVLAGAAWSLPCPSPETQREPCAQGPLAPCQERGSSPGSRLEEQTSQQSQIAVEARAVFGAGSAESCVCLCCPSLSTGTGNSLGKGIGAVADAQGEEHKPTAIQPDSPLHPELSTHPHREAQQLKGKKNPQKEKPAGKGEEDPCGMRVQRASRGAASGWRKAKGPTRWHQGTCEEQNGHLEATWRKGMHSFVFSTPPVAPTWESFPSLLHFQLDPWKTPNSIPLIFRCQRHEVLLPFRSSWPPPALRSQPAGTQPGNTKEHGWQPAGDTEAPGPEKQPWPQQPASFGAGSTHLQATPPGTLQKSFGHGASPGTHTLLVEEKTAQPSSHKKYRQYQNANTQA, encoded by the exons ATGTTAAAG GCTGtccttgctggagcagcctggtccctgCCGTGCCCAAGCCCTGAGACACAGAgggagccctgtgcccaggggccTTTGGCACCTTGTCAGGAACgtggcagcagccccgggagcaggCTGGAG GAGCaaacctcccagcagagccagattGCAGTGGAGGccagagctgtgtttggagcagggagtgctgagagctgcgtctgcctgtgctgccccagcctgagcacaggcacagggaacagcctgggcaaagggattggGGCAGTGGCTGATGCCCAGGGAGAAGAGCACAAACCCACAGCCATTCAGCCTGACAGTCCCCtccacccagagctcagcacacatcctcacagggaagcccagcagctgaagggaaaaaaaaacccacagaaggAAAAG ccagcagggaagggagaagaggatCCCTGTGGGATGAGAGTGCAGAGAgcgagcagaggagcagcctcgGGCTGGAGAAAGGCAAAGGGACCAACACGGTGGCACCAGGGCACCTGTGAGGAACAGAATGGACACTTGGAGGCCACATGGAG GAAAGGGATGCACAGCTTTGTCTTCAGCACACCTCCAGTGGCACCTACCTGGGAAAGCTTTCCATCACTTCTGCACTTCCAGCTGGATCCTTGGAAAACTCCAAACTCCATCCCACTGATTTTCAG ATGCCAAAGACAcgaggtgctgctgcctttcaggagctcctggcctcctcctgccctgcgctcccagccagctgggacacagccagggaacACCAAGGAGCatggctggcagccagcaggagaCACCGAGGCCCCTGGGCCAGAAAAacagccctggccccagcagccagcatcgtttggagctggcagcactcaCCTGCAGGCAACGCCCCCCGGCACTCTCCAGAAGAGCTTTGGCCACGGAGCAAG TCCCGGCACCCATACTCTGCTCGTCGAGGAAAAAAcggctcagcccagctcccacaaGAAATACCGACAGTACCAGAACGCGAATACCCAGGCCTAG
- the LOC136556320 gene encoding uncharacterized protein isoform X4 has protein sequence MLKAVLAGAAWSLPCPSPETQREPCAQGPLAPCQERGSSPGSRLEEQTSQQSQIAVEARAVFGAGSAESCVCLCCPSLSTGTGNSLGKGIGAVADAQGEEHKPTAIQPDSPLHPELSTHPHREAQQLKGKKNPQKEKQPAGKGEEDPCGMRVQRASRGAASGWRKAKGPTRWHQGTCEEQNGHLEATWRKGMHSFVFSTPPVAPTWESFPSLLHFQLDPWKTPNSIPLIFRCQRHEVLLPFRSSWPPPALRSQPAGTQPGNTKEHGWQPAGDTEAPGPEKQPWPQQPASFGAGSTHLQATPPGTLQKSFGHGARAFGTALGLAQVFGAGC, from the exons ATGTTAAAG GCTGtccttgctggagcagcctggtccctgCCGTGCCCAAGCCCTGAGACACAGAgggagccctgtgcccaggggccTTTGGCACCTTGTCAGGAACgtggcagcagccccgggagcaggCTGGAG GAGCaaacctcccagcagagccagattGCAGTGGAGGccagagctgtgtttggagcagggagtgctgagagctgcgtctgcctgtgctgccccagcctgagcacaggcacagggaacagcctgggcaaagggattggGGCAGTGGCTGATGCCCAGGGAGAAGAGCACAAACCCACAGCCATTCAGCCTGACAGTCCCCtccacccagagctcagcacacatcctcacagggaagcccagcagctgaagggaaaaaaaaacccacagaaggAAAAG cagccagcagggaagggagaagaggatCCCTGTGGGATGAGAGTGCAGAGAgcgagcagaggagcagcctcgGGCTGGAGAAAGGCAAAGGGACCAACACGGTGGCACCAGGGCACCTGTGAGGAACAGAATGGACACTTGGAGGCCACATGGAG GAAAGGGATGCACAGCTTTGTCTTCAGCACACCTCCAGTGGCACCTACCTGGGAAAGCTTTCCATCACTTCTGCACTTCCAGCTGGATCCTTGGAAAACTCCAAACTCCATCCCACTGATTTTCAG ATGCCAAAGACAcgaggtgctgctgcctttcaggagctcctggcctcctcctgccctgcgctcccagccagctgggacacagccagggaacACCAAGGAGCatggctggcagccagcaggagaCACCGAGGCCCCTGGGCCAGAAAAacagccctggccccagcagccagcatcgtttggagctggcagcactcaCCTGCAGGCAACGCCCCCCGGCACTCTCCAGAAGAGCTTTGGCCACGGAGCAAG GGCCTTTGGAACAGCCCTGGGATTGGCCCAGGTGTTTGGAGCAGGATGCTGA
- the LOC136556320 gene encoding uncharacterized protein isoform X1, with translation MLKAVLAGAAWSLPCPSPETQREPCAQGPLAPCQERGSSPGSRLEEQTSQQSQIAVEARAVFGAGSAESCVCLCCPSLSTGTGNSLGKGIGAVADAQGEEHKPTAIQPDSPLHPELSTHPHREAQQLKGKKNPQKEKQPAGKGEEDPCGMRVQRASRGAASGWRKAKGPTRWHQGTCEEQNGHLEATWRKGMHSFVFSTPPVAPTWESFPSLLHFQLDPWKTPNSIPLIFRCQRHEVLLPFRSSWPPPALRSQPAGTQPGNTKEHGWQPAGDTEAPGPEKQPWPQQPASFGAGSTHLQATPPGTLQKSFGHGASPGTHTLLVEEKTAQPSSHKKYRQYQNANTQA, from the exons ATGTTAAAG GCTGtccttgctggagcagcctggtccctgCCGTGCCCAAGCCCTGAGACACAGAgggagccctgtgcccaggggccTTTGGCACCTTGTCAGGAACgtggcagcagccccgggagcaggCTGGAG GAGCaaacctcccagcagagccagattGCAGTGGAGGccagagctgtgtttggagcagggagtgctgagagctgcgtctgcctgtgctgccccagcctgagcacaggcacagggaacagcctgggcaaagggattggGGCAGTGGCTGATGCCCAGGGAGAAGAGCACAAACCCACAGCCATTCAGCCTGACAGTCCCCtccacccagagctcagcacacatcctcacagggaagcccagcagctgaagggaaaaaaaaacccacagaaggAAAAG cagccagcagggaagggagaagaggatCCCTGTGGGATGAGAGTGCAGAGAgcgagcagaggagcagcctcgGGCTGGAGAAAGGCAAAGGGACCAACACGGTGGCACCAGGGCACCTGTGAGGAACAGAATGGACACTTGGAGGCCACATGGAG GAAAGGGATGCACAGCTTTGTCTTCAGCACACCTCCAGTGGCACCTACCTGGGAAAGCTTTCCATCACTTCTGCACTTCCAGCTGGATCCTTGGAAAACTCCAAACTCCATCCCACTGATTTTCAG ATGCCAAAGACAcgaggtgctgctgcctttcaggagctcctggcctcctcctgccctgcgctcccagccagctgggacacagccagggaacACCAAGGAGCatggctggcagccagcaggagaCACCGAGGCCCCTGGGCCAGAAAAacagccctggccccagcagccagcatcgtttggagctggcagcactcaCCTGCAGGCAACGCCCCCCGGCACTCTCCAGAAGAGCTTTGGCCACGGAGCAAG TCCCGGCACCCATACTCTGCTCGTCGAGGAAAAAAcggctcagcccagctcccacaaGAAATACCGACAGTACCAGAACGCGAATACCCAGGCCTAG